A single region of the Glycine max cultivar Williams 82 chromosome 20, Glycine_max_v4.0, whole genome shotgun sequence genome encodes:
- the LOC100790059 gene encoding uncharacterized protein isoform X5 yields MLNKLYYFCTRRPKAHEELSVLVSMFGVYLNRKDGYTMKPKGWVNDMVILAAGKIMMEEEKATNGVVTRHMFSPQFVNKVICDLNQSNEDSYKPWCIEDVSLFILPSKLGYDINQCKLVNNLSFFQIFAPTLFEEHWSCYAFEPKDKILYVLDSMHDKFSTRKKNLDDAMKRRFEELLVLMNPGLTKENASITLLRVDVPRQQNIHDCGIYVLKYMEIWDGSIKWQDKTMPDYQRKEILKFRQSLICGWVQHPKNEVREELLKAAGLWGKLC; encoded by the exons ATGCTGAACAAGCTATATTACTTTTGTACTCGTCGACCAAAGGCACATGAGGAATTGAG TGTCTTGGTTAGCATGTTTGGCGTTTACTTAAACCGCAAGGATGGCTATACCATGAAACCAAAAGGATGGGTCAATGATATG GTGATTTTAGCTGCTGGAAAGATAATGATGGAAGAGGAGAAGGCAACAAATGGGGTTGTCACTCGTCATATGTTTAGCCCACAATTTGTG AATAAGGTGATATGCGATTTAAATCAATCTAATGAAGATAGCTACAAGCCTTGGTGTATTGAGGATGTATCTCTATTCATCTTGCCGAGTAAACTGGGTTATGATATTAATCAGTGCAAATTG GTAAATAATTTGTCCTTTTTTCAGATTTTTGCACCAACTTTGTTTGAGGAGCATTGGTCTTGTTATGCATTTGAGCCCAAGGACAAAATTTTGTATGTGTTAGATTCGATGCATGATAAATTCTCAACCAGAAAGAAGAACTTGGATGATGCAATG AAACGTCGTTTTGAGGAGCTGCTGGTATTGATGAATCCTGGTTTGACCAAAGAGAATGCATCAATAACACTTCTTCGCGTTGATGTTCCTAGGCAGCAAAACAT TCATGATTGTGGCATCTATGTGCTGAAATACATGGAAATTTGGGATGGATCAATAAAATGGCAAGACAAAACCATGCCTGATTATCAACGC aaAGAAATCTTGAAGTTTCGGCAAAGCCTTATATGTGGATGGGTTCAACATCCTAAAAATGAGGTTAGAGAAGAGCTTTTGAAGGCTGCAGGACTATGGGGGAAATTATGCTGA
- the LOC100790059 gene encoding uncharacterized protein isoform X2: protein MGRKRKNRSNSATAGSIPEAAPSEAIEPSSSAIRGSENRVPVPLDTSNSQEVKKAVDKKSLSMLNKLYYFCTRRPKAHEELSVLVSMFGVYLNRKDGYTMKPKGWVNDMVILAAGKIMMEEEKATNGVVTRHMFSPQFVNKVICDLNQSNEDSYKPWCIEDVSLFILPSKLGYDINQCKLVNNLSFFQIFAPTLFEEHWSCYAFEPKDKILYVLDSMHDKFSTRKKNLDDAMKRRFEELLVLMNPGLTKENASITLLRVDVPRQQNIHDCGIYVLKYMEIWDGSIKWQDKTMPDYQRKEILKFRQSLICGWVQHPKNEVREELLKAAGLWGKLC from the exons ATGGGACGTAAGAGGAAGAATCGATCTAACAGTGCCACAG CTGGTAGCATCCCTGAAGCCGCTCCAAGTGAGGCAATTGAACCTTCTAGCAGTG CTATCAGGGGCTCTGAAAATAGGGTACCTGTGCCATTGGATACTTCCAACAGTCAAGAAGTAAAGAAGGCTGTGGACAAAAAATCCCTGTCTATGCTGAACAAGCTATATTACTTTTGTACTCGTCGACCAAAGGCACATGAGGAATTGAG TGTCTTGGTTAGCATGTTTGGCGTTTACTTAAACCGCAAGGATGGCTATACCATGAAACCAAAAGGATGGGTCAATGATATG GTGATTTTAGCTGCTGGAAAGATAATGATGGAAGAGGAGAAGGCAACAAATGGGGTTGTCACTCGTCATATGTTTAGCCCACAATTTGTG AATAAGGTGATATGCGATTTAAATCAATCTAATGAAGATAGCTACAAGCCTTGGTGTATTGAGGATGTATCTCTATTCATCTTGCCGAGTAAACTGGGTTATGATATTAATCAGTGCAAATTG GTAAATAATTTGTCCTTTTTTCAGATTTTTGCACCAACTTTGTTTGAGGAGCATTGGTCTTGTTATGCATTTGAGCCCAAGGACAAAATTTTGTATGTGTTAGATTCGATGCATGATAAATTCTCAACCAGAAAGAAGAACTTGGATGATGCAATG AAACGTCGTTTTGAGGAGCTGCTGGTATTGATGAATCCTGGTTTGACCAAAGAGAATGCATCAATAACACTTCTTCGCGTTGATGTTCCTAGGCAGCAAAACAT TCATGATTGTGGCATCTATGTGCTGAAATACATGGAAATTTGGGATGGATCAATAAAATGGCAAGACAAAACCATGCCTGATTATCAACGC aaAGAAATCTTGAAGTTTCGGCAAAGCCTTATATGTGGATGGGTTCAACATCCTAAAAATGAGGTTAGAGAAGAGCTTTTGAAGGCTGCAGGACTATGGGGGAAATTATGCTGA
- the LOC100790059 gene encoding putative ubiquitin-like-specific protease 1B isoform X4, producing MGRKRKNRSNSATAIRGSENRVPVPLDTSNSQEVKKAVDKKSLSMLNKLYYFCTRRPKAHEELSVLVSMFGVYLNRKDGYTMKPKGWVNDMVILAAGKIMMEEEKATNGVVTRHMFSPQFVNKVICDLNQSNEDSYKPWCIEDVSLFILPSKLGYDINQCKLIFAPTLFEEHWSCYAFEPKDKILYVLDSMHDKFSTRKKNLDDAMKRRFEELLVLMNPGLTKENASITLLRVDVPRQQNIHDCGIYVLKYMEIWDGSIKWQDKTMPDYQRKEILKFRQSLICGWVQHPKNEVREELLKAAGLWGKLC from the exons ATGGGACGTAAGAGGAAGAATCGATCTAACAGTGCCACAG CTATCAGGGGCTCTGAAAATAGGGTACCTGTGCCATTGGATACTTCCAACAGTCAAGAAGTAAAGAAGGCTGTGGACAAAAAATCCCTGTCTATGCTGAACAAGCTATATTACTTTTGTACTCGTCGACCAAAGGCACATGAGGAATTGAG TGTCTTGGTTAGCATGTTTGGCGTTTACTTAAACCGCAAGGATGGCTATACCATGAAACCAAAAGGATGGGTCAATGATATG GTGATTTTAGCTGCTGGAAAGATAATGATGGAAGAGGAGAAGGCAACAAATGGGGTTGTCACTCGTCATATGTTTAGCCCACAATTTGTG AATAAGGTGATATGCGATTTAAATCAATCTAATGAAGATAGCTACAAGCCTTGGTGTATTGAGGATGTATCTCTATTCATCTTGCCGAGTAAACTGGGTTATGATATTAATCAGTGCAAATTG ATTTTTGCACCAACTTTGTTTGAGGAGCATTGGTCTTGTTATGCATTTGAGCCCAAGGACAAAATTTTGTATGTGTTAGATTCGATGCATGATAAATTCTCAACCAGAAAGAAGAACTTGGATGATGCAATG AAACGTCGTTTTGAGGAGCTGCTGGTATTGATGAATCCTGGTTTGACCAAAGAGAATGCATCAATAACACTTCTTCGCGTTGATGTTCCTAGGCAGCAAAACAT TCATGATTGTGGCATCTATGTGCTGAAATACATGGAAATTTGGGATGGATCAATAAAATGGCAAGACAAAACCATGCCTGATTATCAACGC aaAGAAATCTTGAAGTTTCGGCAAAGCCTTATATGTGGATGGGTTCAACATCCTAAAAATGAGGTTAGAGAAGAGCTTTTGAAGGCTGCAGGACTATGGGGGAAATTATGCTGA
- the LOC100790059 gene encoding uncharacterized protein isoform X1 has product MGRKRKNRSNSATAGSIPEAAPSEAIEPSSSAIRGSENRVPVPLDTSNSQEVKKAVDKKSLSMLNKLYYFCTRRPKAHEELSVLVSMFGVYLNRKDGYTMKPKGWVNDMVILAAGKIMMEEEKATNGVVTRHMFSPQFVNKVICDLNQSNEDSYKPWCIEDVSLFILPSKLGYDINQCKLIFAPTLFEEHWSCYAFEPKDKILYVLDSMHDKFSTRKKNLDDAMVVLNIPFPSGNIYISFIKLLSLTFLSDPTNQWFFYAKKRRFEELLVLMNPGLTKENASITLLRVDVPRQQNIHDCGIYVLKYMEIWDGSIKWQDKTMPDYQRKEILKFRQSLICGWVQHPKNEVREELLKAAGLWGKLC; this is encoded by the exons ATGGGACGTAAGAGGAAGAATCGATCTAACAGTGCCACAG CTGGTAGCATCCCTGAAGCCGCTCCAAGTGAGGCAATTGAACCTTCTAGCAGTG CTATCAGGGGCTCTGAAAATAGGGTACCTGTGCCATTGGATACTTCCAACAGTCAAGAAGTAAAGAAGGCTGTGGACAAAAAATCCCTGTCTATGCTGAACAAGCTATATTACTTTTGTACTCGTCGACCAAAGGCACATGAGGAATTGAG TGTCTTGGTTAGCATGTTTGGCGTTTACTTAAACCGCAAGGATGGCTATACCATGAAACCAAAAGGATGGGTCAATGATATG GTGATTTTAGCTGCTGGAAAGATAATGATGGAAGAGGAGAAGGCAACAAATGGGGTTGTCACTCGTCATATGTTTAGCCCACAATTTGTG AATAAGGTGATATGCGATTTAAATCAATCTAATGAAGATAGCTACAAGCCTTGGTGTATTGAGGATGTATCTCTATTCATCTTGCCGAGTAAACTGGGTTATGATATTAATCAGTGCAAATTG ATTTTTGCACCAACTTTGTTTGAGGAGCATTGGTCTTGTTATGCATTTGAGCCCAAGGACAAAATTTTGTATGTGTTAGATTCGATGCATGATAAATTCTCAACCAGAAAGAAGAACTTGGATGATGCAATGGTAGTATTGAACATTCCTTTTCCCTCGGGAAATATTTACATTAGCTTTATCAAACTTTTATCCCTAACTTTTCTGTCTGATCCAACCAATCAATGGTTTTTTTATGCAAAGAAACGTCGTTTTGAGGAGCTGCTGGTATTGATGAATCCTGGTTTGACCAAAGAGAATGCATCAATAACACTTCTTCGCGTTGATGTTCCTAGGCAGCAAAACAT TCATGATTGTGGCATCTATGTGCTGAAATACATGGAAATTTGGGATGGATCAATAAAATGGCAAGACAAAACCATGCCTGATTATCAACGC aaAGAAATCTTGAAGTTTCGGCAAAGCCTTATATGTGGATGGGTTCAACATCCTAAAAATGAGGTTAGAGAAGAGCTTTTGAAGGCTGCAGGACTATGGGGGAAATTATGCTGA
- the LOC100790059 gene encoding putative ubiquitin-like-specific protease 1B isoform X6, with amino-acid sequence MLNKLYYFCTRRPKAHEELSVLVSMFGVYLNRKDGYTMKPKGWVNDMVILAAGKIMMEEEKATNGVVTRHMFSPQFVNKVICDLNQSNEDSYKPWCIEDVSLFILPSKLGYDINQCKLIFAPTLFEEHWSCYAFEPKDKILYVLDSMHDKFSTRKKNLDDAMKRRFEELLVLMNPGLTKENASITLLRVDVPRQQNIHDCGIYVLKYMEIWDGSIKWQDKTMPDYQRKEILKFRQSLICGWVQHPKNEVREELLKAAGLWGKLC; translated from the exons ATGCTGAACAAGCTATATTACTTTTGTACTCGTCGACCAAAGGCACATGAGGAATTGAG TGTCTTGGTTAGCATGTTTGGCGTTTACTTAAACCGCAAGGATGGCTATACCATGAAACCAAAAGGATGGGTCAATGATATG GTGATTTTAGCTGCTGGAAAGATAATGATGGAAGAGGAGAAGGCAACAAATGGGGTTGTCACTCGTCATATGTTTAGCCCACAATTTGTG AATAAGGTGATATGCGATTTAAATCAATCTAATGAAGATAGCTACAAGCCTTGGTGTATTGAGGATGTATCTCTATTCATCTTGCCGAGTAAACTGGGTTATGATATTAATCAGTGCAAATTG ATTTTTGCACCAACTTTGTTTGAGGAGCATTGGTCTTGTTATGCATTTGAGCCCAAGGACAAAATTTTGTATGTGTTAGATTCGATGCATGATAAATTCTCAACCAGAAAGAAGAACTTGGATGATGCAATG AAACGTCGTTTTGAGGAGCTGCTGGTATTGATGAATCCTGGTTTGACCAAAGAGAATGCATCAATAACACTTCTTCGCGTTGATGTTCCTAGGCAGCAAAACAT TCATGATTGTGGCATCTATGTGCTGAAATACATGGAAATTTGGGATGGATCAATAAAATGGCAAGACAAAACCATGCCTGATTATCAACGC aaAGAAATCTTGAAGTTTCGGCAAAGCCTTATATGTGGATGGGTTCAACATCCTAAAAATGAGGTTAGAGAAGAGCTTTTGAAGGCTGCAGGACTATGGGGGAAATTATGCTGA
- the LOC100790059 gene encoding putative ubiquitin-like-specific protease 1B isoform X3, whose protein sequence is MGRKRKNRSNSATAGSIPEAAPSEAIEPSSSAIRGSENRVPVPLDTSNSQEVKKAVDKKSLSMLNKLYYFCTRRPKAHEELSVLVSMFGVYLNRKDGYTMKPKGWVNDMVILAAGKIMMEEEKATNGVVTRHMFSPQFVNKVICDLNQSNEDSYKPWCIEDVSLFILPSKLGYDINQCKLIFAPTLFEEHWSCYAFEPKDKILYVLDSMHDKFSTRKKNLDDAMKRRFEELLVLMNPGLTKENASITLLRVDVPRQQNIHDCGIYVLKYMEIWDGSIKWQDKTMPDYQRKEILKFRQSLICGWVQHPKNEVREELLKAAGLWGKLC, encoded by the exons ATGGGACGTAAGAGGAAGAATCGATCTAACAGTGCCACAG CTGGTAGCATCCCTGAAGCCGCTCCAAGTGAGGCAATTGAACCTTCTAGCAGTG CTATCAGGGGCTCTGAAAATAGGGTACCTGTGCCATTGGATACTTCCAACAGTCAAGAAGTAAAGAAGGCTGTGGACAAAAAATCCCTGTCTATGCTGAACAAGCTATATTACTTTTGTACTCGTCGACCAAAGGCACATGAGGAATTGAG TGTCTTGGTTAGCATGTTTGGCGTTTACTTAAACCGCAAGGATGGCTATACCATGAAACCAAAAGGATGGGTCAATGATATG GTGATTTTAGCTGCTGGAAAGATAATGATGGAAGAGGAGAAGGCAACAAATGGGGTTGTCACTCGTCATATGTTTAGCCCACAATTTGTG AATAAGGTGATATGCGATTTAAATCAATCTAATGAAGATAGCTACAAGCCTTGGTGTATTGAGGATGTATCTCTATTCATCTTGCCGAGTAAACTGGGTTATGATATTAATCAGTGCAAATTG ATTTTTGCACCAACTTTGTTTGAGGAGCATTGGTCTTGTTATGCATTTGAGCCCAAGGACAAAATTTTGTATGTGTTAGATTCGATGCATGATAAATTCTCAACCAGAAAGAAGAACTTGGATGATGCAATG AAACGTCGTTTTGAGGAGCTGCTGGTATTGATGAATCCTGGTTTGACCAAAGAGAATGCATCAATAACACTTCTTCGCGTTGATGTTCCTAGGCAGCAAAACAT TCATGATTGTGGCATCTATGTGCTGAAATACATGGAAATTTGGGATGGATCAATAAAATGGCAAGACAAAACCATGCCTGATTATCAACGC aaAGAAATCTTGAAGTTTCGGCAAAGCCTTATATGTGGATGGGTTCAACATCCTAAAAATGAGGTTAGAGAAGAGCTTTTGAAGGCTGCAGGACTATGGGGGAAATTATGCTGA